GACTATGTCAAGGGGGTTTGACGGTATTGATTGCATGGGGTGCGAAAGCTTGAAATTGGAACGATTGAAATTGGGGCTTGGCGAGCGCAGTTATTCGATCTGGATCGGCGGCGGCATCCTGTCCGATCTGTCGCAGGCTTTGGAGGAAGTGAAATTCCCCCGCAAAGTCGCTGTTGTGGCCAATCCCCGCGTTCAAGCCCTGTATGGCGGAGCGCTTGCCGACGCCCTGTGCGCCTGCGACCGCGAATATCATTACATCACCATAGCCGACGGTGAGCATTACAAGAACTGGTCCACGCTGCAGACCATTTATGATGCCCTTATCGCTCTCGATTTCGACCGCCATTGCGGACTGATCGCTCTGGGTGGGGGCGTGACCGGCGATATCAGCGGCTTTGCCGCCGCCACCTTTTTACGCGGCATCCCCTATATTCAGGTGCCGACAACCCTGCTGGCGCAGGTGGACAGTTCCGTCGGAGGTAAAACCGCCATCAATCATCCTCGGGGGAAAAATCTCATCGGCGCATTTTACCAGCCTCGCCATGTGCATATCGATGTTCATACCCTGCAGAGCCTCGATGCCAGGGAGTTTGCCGCAGGCATGGCGGAGGTCATCAAATACGGCGTCATCCGCGACCGAAGTTTTTTCGACTGGCTGCATAACCATCGGAAAGACCTGCGGAAACGGAAAGATCAGGCCCTGGTGGAGGCGGTAAAGAGGGCTTGTCAAATCAAGGCCAATATTGTAGAAATTGACGAAAAAGAGAGCGCTTTAAGGGCCATCCTCAATTTCGGACACACCTTCGGCCATGCGGTTGAGAGCCTGTCCGAATACCGTGTGTACCGGCACGGCGAGGCCGTTGCCATCGGGATGGTGGTTGCAGCCCGTATCTCGTGTCAGCTGGGGCTCTGTTCAGCCGATGACATCGACACCATACGTGATCTTTTACGGGCTTTCGATCTTCC
This portion of the Syntrophotalea acetylenica genome encodes:
- the aroB gene encoding 3-dehydroquinate synthase, which translates into the protein MKLERLKLGLGERSYSIWIGGGILSDLSQALEEVKFPRKVAVVANPRVQALYGGALADALCACDREYHYITIADGEHYKNWSTLQTIYDALIALDFDRHCGLIALGGGVTGDISGFAAATFLRGIPYIQVPTTLLAQVDSSVGGKTAINHPRGKNLIGAFYQPRHVHIDVHTLQSLDAREFAAGMAEVIKYGVIRDRSFFDWLHNHRKDLRKRKDQALVEAVKRACQIKANIVEIDEKESALRAILNFGHTFGHAVESLSEYRVYRHGEAVAIGMVVAARISCQLGLCSADDIDTIRDLLRAFDLPVDPPDYPLDAWLDAMKHDKKVQRGVLRLVLNKGVGDCLVREIADPAPLFADALKELKPSR